From a single Miscanthus floridulus cultivar M001 chromosome 8, ASM1932011v1, whole genome shotgun sequence genomic region:
- the LOC136468749 gene encoding uncharacterized protein: MGGQPEGMHLVLERTEGCISSQAVQSRGIKKATPEELCVTLSDKKGCFACNERSHNLDQCKIKYKLVSAAHQFGYATKFPFTVIRPSDEIVEKKKFYHHCILIKSNVTNLDKGILKDELKMFWKLSGDWELRRECNMTFMASFSSEDDVISCLKNPKIETLLQNKEVQLTITRWKESDDGSLDLVEEWLLVCGIPRIYRNWKELYQVASAFGVLMDVDEESLEVGDKESIRLKTAFRSFDGAPFSYYFAFGWSSKLVMVTAVQDKTEGMKHRNKELDKEHKKELHIAKSILLEEPKGIEESRSNGKAKENKISAPAATITNSEITVTESSKPIAPSPRSMTGEEHFRGIQKPKGIEESRSNGKAKENKISAPAATIINSEKTVTESIVLEEPKGIEESRSNGKAKENKISAPAATITNSEKTATESSKPEGVQSIGPSPRSMIGEEHFRGIQKPPIKYVFKRRGKKQQVTEAINKSSSNKMDKEVAPHSSSNATRTGASTVCDMLDQKDCSKMEPKRKLNLEEITPLGESKKAEKLGACRDTEYNNVAAPTINSKKTQILGDTSRNPRYELITKHTKGVGMDQMGSGVQGHQKDAPKMDTRLLPSSEEVVIYDSFSEMGLQENLLKGIYKYGLGKPSVVHQRGIVPLCKGFSVIHRSLSGTTETICTGVLQRLDYGSAECQALILVPTPNLAQETVKIIGALGQFLGVTAQTCTGGTSAHAYQQTMSRRVQVLVGTPGCILDVLQRHALSPDHIRMLFLDEADELLTGGSKDQIYNIILHLPKKIQVGLFSATYSNEGRQTSYRLFMDKPVEVIVPRDEELKNVKQYYLTVENEELKLVKLYDLCKITGVEQRLIIYVNTKDKAVSLAKDVGKHYTVSASHDGMDQRARATAIQKLKSGTSSILITTDHRGTSAIPQVPIIINYDIPTESMRYVRRLQQQNRQFRQPVSVVINLVTPSDRRTLTAITRFCNRSVGELPSDLKI; encoded by the exons ATGGGAGGACAGCCTGAGGGAATGCATCTGGTTTTGGAAAGGACTGAAGGATGTATTTCATCACAAGCTGTGCAAAGTAGGGGCATCAAAAAGGCCACGCCAGAAGAACTATGTGTTACTTTATCTGATAAAAAGGGGTGCTTTGCTTGCAATGAGAGGTCACACAACTTGGATCAGTGCAAGATAAAGTACAAACTTGTTTCTGCAGCACATCAATTTGGTTATGCTACAAAATTCCCATTTACCGTTATTCGGCCTTCAGATGagatagttgaaaagaagaaATTTTACCATCACTGCATTCTCATCAAATCTAATGTCACTAACTTGGACAAGGGTATATTGAAAGATGAACTCAAGATGTTTTGGAAGCTTTCTGGCGATTGGGAGTTAAGGAGAGAATGCAATATGACTTTCATGGCCTCCTTCAGCTCGGAGGATGACGTAATAAGTTGTTTAAAGAACCCTAAGATTGAAACGTTACTTCAGAATAAGGAGGTGCAATTGACTATAACAAGGTGGAAGGAAAGTGACGATGGAAGTCTTGACTTGGTTGAAGAGTGGCTTTTAGTGTGTGGGATCCCAAGAATATATAGAAACTGGAAGGAGTTATATCAGGTTGCTTCTGCATTTGGAGTGTTGATGGATGTGGACGAGGAAAGTTTGGAAGTTGGAGATAAGGAGTCTATTAGGCTGAAGACAGCATTCAGAAGTTTTGATGGTGCTCCTTTCTCTTACTACTTTGCATTTGGATGGTCTTCAAAACTAGTAATGGTCACAGCAGTACAAGACAAAACAGAAGGTATGAAACATAGAAATAAAGAGTTAGACAAGGAGCATAAAAAGGAACTGCATATAGCAAAAAGTATATTGCTAGAAGAGCCGAAGGGCATTGAAGAGTCAAGATCAAATGGAAAGGCCAAAGAAAACAAAATAAGTGCTCCAGCAGCCACAATAACAAACTCTGAGATAACAGTAACAGAGAGTTCAAAACCCATAGCCCCAAGTCCACGAAGCATGACTGGAGAAGAGCATTTCCGAG GTATACAAAAGCCGAAGGGCATTGAAGAGTCAAGATCAAATGGAAAGGCTAAAGAAAACAAAATAAGTGCTCCAGCAGCCACAATAATAAACTCTGAGAAAACAGTAACAGAAAGTATAGTGCTGGAAGAGCCGAAGGGCATTGAAGAGTCAAGATCAAATGGAAAGGCTAAAGAAAACAAAATAAGTGCTCCAGCAGCCACAATAACAAACTCTGAGAAAACTGCAACAGAAAGTTCAAAACCTGAAGGGGTGCAATCCATTGGCCCAAGTCCACGAAGCATGATTGGAGAAGAGCACTTCAGAG GTATACAAAAGCCTCCTATCAAATATGTATTCAAAAGGAGAGGTAAGAAGCAGCAAGTTACTGAAGCAATAAACAAGAGCTCATCAAATAAAATGGATAAAGAAGTGGCTCCACATAGCAGCAGTAATGCCACAAGGACTGGAGCTTCAACTGTATGTGATATGCTGGATCAAAAAGATTGTTCAAAAATGGAACCCAAGAGGAAACTGAATTTGGAAGAAATAACTCCACTAGGGGAAAGTAAAAAGGCCGAAAAGCTTGGAGCATGCAGAGATACTGAATACAATAATGTAGCTGCCCCTACAATTAACTCGAAGAAGACACAAATATTAGGAGACACGTCAAGAAATCCGAGATATGAGTTGATCACTAAACATACCAAAG GTGTTGGGATGGATCAAATGGGATCTGGTGTTCAAGGTCACCAAAAAGATGCACCCAAAATGGACACACG GCTACTTCCAAGTTCCGAGGAAGTTGTTATCTATGACAGTTTCAGTGAGATGGGTCTTCAGGAGAATCTACTCAAGGGAATATATAAATATG GTCTGGGGAAGCCTTCCGTGGTCCATCAAAGAGGAATCGTGCCGTTATGCAAGGGCTTTAGTGTGATCCATCGATCCTTGTCTGGAACAACTGAGACAATTTGCACCGGTGTACTGCAGCGACTTGATTATGGATCTGCAGAATGCCAGGCTTTGATCCTTGTACCAACACCCAACTTAGCACAAGAGACCGTGAAAATTATTGGAGCACTTGGTCAGTTCCTTGGTGTTACAGCTCAAACTTGTACAGGAGGAACAAGTGCCCATGCATACCAGCAAACTATGTCAAGGAGAGTTCAGGTTTTAGTTGGCACCCCTGGTTGCATTCTTGACGTGCTGCAAAGGCATGCATTGTCTCCAGACCACATTAGAATGCTTTTTTTGGATGAAGCAGATGAACTACTCACAGGAGGTTCCAAGGATCAG ATCTATAATATTATCCTGCATCTCCCAAAGAAAATTCAGGTTGGGCTCTTCTCTGCTACCTATTCCAATGAAGGTAGACAGACTAGCTATAGATTATTCATGGATAAGCCTGTGGAAGTCATTGTCCCAAGAGATGAAGAACTAAAGAATGTCAAGCAGTACTATCTGACAGTTGAGAATGAAGAACTGAAGCTAGTAAAACTGTATGATCTTTGCAAGATCACAGGGGTTGAACAACGACTTATCATCTATGTGAACACAAAGGATAAGGCCGTGTCCCTCGCAAAAGATGTTGGCAAGCATTACACTGTCTCGGCAAGCCATGATGGCATGGATCAGCGTGCCAGGGCCACGGCCATCCAGAAGTTGAAGTCTGGGACATCCAGTATTCTCATAACTACTGACCATCGAGGCACCAGTGCAATACCGCAGGTTCCCATTATCATCAACTATGATATTCCAACAGAATCTATGCGATACGTCCGTCGTCTTCAGCAGCAAAACAGACAGTTCAGGCAGCCAGTAAGTGTGGTCATTAATTTGGTAACTCCTTCTGATCGACGCACCCTCACTGCCATCACGAGATTTTGCAATAGATCCGTGGGGGAGCTACCCTCCGACCTGAAAATCTGA